One Clarias gariepinus isolate MV-2021 ecotype Netherlands chromosome 5, CGAR_prim_01v2, whole genome shotgun sequence genomic region harbors:
- the LOC128523963 gene encoding radial spoke head protein 3 homolog → MASMLQSKRGLAKGSYTLHRCPHVAAMREHNGRPVYGNIMHDRRVIRGNTYAQHIPPLPPLPDQAKIERQQEALRRAMARKRARDRLRSRSPPPQEGRKHVQVQTEVYLEELMDHIEGSSVQCQTDTCLDKPDTPLFIPVKSGKDASTQIELGELFDFDMEVQPVLEVLVGKTMEQALLEVLEEEELAALRAQQRAFQELRNAELAEVQRLEEEERRRSEEKARRIEQQRLALEKERETAEKITARTFSQHYLADLLPSVFANLRDRGYFYNPVVKDIETGFLPRLMEEVENSLEKRKVAQTVLDTLIQDVTSHRQETFPSGSCQ, encoded by the coding sequence ATGGCTTCGATGTTGCAGTCTAAGCGAGGGCTTGCGAAGGGCTCCTACACGCTCCACAGGTGTCCACATGTCGCTGCCATGAGGGAACATAATGGTCGACCTGTCTATGGAAACATCATGCATGATCGGCGTGTGATTAGAGGCAACACCTATGCACAGCACATTCCTCCGCTCCCACCTCTACCTGATCAGGCCAAGATCGAACGGCAACAAGAGGCACTGCGGCGAGCCATGGCGAGAAAGAGGGCAAGAGACAGGTTACGGAGCAGAAGTCCACCTCCGCAGGAGGGCAGGAAGCACGTACAGGTCCAGACTGAGGTATACCTGGAGGAGCTGATGGATCATATCGAGGGCTCCAGTGTGCAATGCCAGACAGACACATGTCTAGACAAGCCAGACACGCCTTTATTTATACCTGTCAAATCTGGCAAAGATGCATCGACACAGATAGAGCTAGGAGAGCTGTTCGACTTTGACATGGAGGTGCAGCCAGTGCTGGAGGTGTTGGTGGGAAAGACCATGGAGCAGGCTTTACTGGAAGtactggaggaggaggagctcgCTGCGTTAAGGGCTCAACAGCGAGCTTTCCAGGAGCTGCGTAATGCTGAACTGGCCGAAGTTCAACgactggaggaggaggagaggcgCCGCAGCGAGGAGAAAGCTCGCAGGATTGAGCAGCAAAGGTTGGCCTTGGAGAAGGAAAGGGAAACAGCAGAGAAAATCACCGCTAGAACTTTCTCACAACATTATCTGGCTGACCTGCTTCCCTCTGTCTTTGCAAATCTGAGAGATCGTGGATACTTCTATAATCCGGTGGTAAAAGATATAGAGACTGGATTCCTTCCCAGGCTGATGGAAGAAGTGGAAAATAGTCTTGAAAAGCGCAAAGTCGCACAAACGGTGCTTGACACACTCATTCAAGACGTGACCAGCCACAGACAGGAGACCTTTCCGAGTGGCAGCTGCCAGTGA
- the LOC128524558 gene encoding probable tubulin polyglutamylase TTLL9 codes for MAKNRAPGYRGYHKRREGESRSCVRFRCSLTNTILDVLRQRPGWVEVREDGEWDFNWCDVGCLRENFDNAYMEEHVRISHFRNHYELTRKNLMVKNLKRYRKKLEREEGHLEASKCDFFPRTFELPSEYHLFVEEFKRSPGNIWIMKPVARSQGKGIFLFRKLKDIMEWKKDRMRSEEQRDEAQVESHVAQRYIENPYLINGRKFDLRVYVLVTSFFPLKAWLYRDGFARFSTTRFSLSSIDDQYVHLTNVAVQKTAPDYDPEKGCKWQMQQLRRYLTAKHGREVVESLFKDIDNIFIRSLQSVQKVMINDKHCFELYGYDILLDKDFKPWLLEVNASPSLNATSPEDYHLKYSLLEDTLHVVDMEGCLTGREKRVGGFDLMWNDGPVYREDVSLEPLGNGYQMANTHLGCVNDRKKQLQKILKPLSGQKKI; via the coding sequence ATGGCGAAAAACAGGGCTCCGGGGTACAGGGGTTACCATAAGAGGAGAGAGGGCGAGTCCAGGAGCTGTGTGCGTTTCAGGTGCAGCCTGACCAACACCATCCTGGATGTTCTTCGACAGAGACCAGGCTGGGTCGAGGTCAGGGAGGATGGAGAATGGGATTTCAACTGGTGTGATGTGGGGTGTCTCAGAGAGAACTTTGACAACGCTTACATGGAGGAGCATGTTCGAATTTCTCACTTCCGCAACCACTACGAGCTGACACGCAAGAACCTGATGGTGAAGAACTTAAAGCGATACAGAAAAAAACTGGAGCGTGAAGAGGGTCACCTGGAGGCATCGAAATGTGATTTCTTTCCACGGACGTTCGAGCTGCCCAGTGAGTACCACCTGTTTGTCGAGGAGTTTAAGAGAAGTCCAGGCAACATCTGGATTATGAAGCCAGTGGCTCGTTCTCAAGGGAAGggaatttttctttttcggaAACTAAAGGATATCATGGAATGGAAAAAGGACAGAATGCGCTCTGAGGAACAGAGAGATGAAGCTCAGGTCGAGAGCCATGTTGCCCAGCGTTACATTGAGAACCCCTATCTCATAAATGGCAGAAAATTTGACCTGAGGGTCTACGTGCTTGTAACTTCATTTTTCCCACTCAAGGCATGGCTATATAGAGATGGATTCGCCAGATTCTCCACCACCAGGTTCTCCCTTAGCAGCATTGATGATCAGTATGTCCATCTCACCAATGTGGCAGTACAGAAAACAGCCCCGGACTATGATCCTGAGAAGGGCTGCAAGTGGCAGATGCAGCAGCTGCGTCGTTACCTGACTGCGAAGCATGGCCGAGAGGTGGTGGAGTCTCTTTTTAAAGACATTGACAACATCTTTATCCGAAGTTTACAGAGTGTGCAGAAAGTCATGATCAATGACAAGCACTGTTTTGAGTTGTACGGATATGATATTCTGCTCGACAAAGACTTTAAGCCGTGGCTGCTTGAGGTGAATGCTTCTCCCTCTCTCAACGCCACCAGCCCAGAGGACTACCACCTAAAGTATAGCCTGCTGGAGGACACGCTGCACGTCGTGGACATGGAAGGTTGTCTCACTGGTCGGGAGAAACGGGTTGGTGGATTTGACCTCATGTGGAATGATGGCCCAGTCTACAGGGAAGACGTGAGCTTGGAGCCTCTGGGAAATGGCTACCAGATGGCTAATACACATCTTGGCTGTGTGAACGATCGGAAGAAACAGCTGCAGAAGATCTTAAAGCCACTTTcaggacagaaaaaaatataa
- the LOC128524214 gene encoding histone-lysine N-methyltransferase PRDM9-like isoform X2 translates to MGVPDRARQTLPPELEIQESSSPDAGLGVFNKGETVPVGAHFGPYQGELVTKEEGMDSEYSWVISRSRQCEEYIDAKREMHANWMRYVNCARNDEEQNLVAFQYRGEILYRCCRPIKPGQELLVWYEGEYAKDLSPVFDSLWNKKCSRTDVNNAHVQGFSCSTCTLSYASHISLDEHIKKCHCKEYVRLQEAEEIKYELQIPSKGFGSEPKSSGSLSSDASPSDLQKESHHCSDCGKSFGYQHALRTHTCSHVGEKPHHCSQCGKSFYQWSNFQKHERIHTGEKPYHCLQCGKSFTYQNLLQRHQRVHTGEKPYQCSQCGKSFANQSNFQQHKRIHTGVKPYQCSQCGKSFHQCSNFQRHLHNHTEEKPYRCSQCGKGFTYQNLLQRHQRVHTGEKPYHCLQCGKRFAHQSAFLQHQRVHTGEKPHHCTQCGKSFSSRGNLRQHQRVHKGEESNLHLQGRQSLSLQHQRSHAREKPHLCSQCGKSFTYQSHLQEHQRIHTGEKPYHCSQCGKSFHRQSTLKVHQRIHTGEKPYRCSQCRKSFTQQSSFQRHKCTRTTDEACCSSQFGKTFIIQLQLRPSSALLQGHELKL, encoded by the exons ATGGGAGTCCCTGACCGAGCCAGACAAACTCTTCCTCCTGAGTTAGAGATTCAGGAGTCCAGTAGTCCTGATGCAGGCCTGGGAGTGTTTAATAAAGGGGAGACAGTTCCAGTAGGTGCACACTTCGGACCCTACCAGGGAGAGCTGGTAACCAAAGAGGAAGGCATGGACAGTGAATACTCCTGGGTG atatcCAGGAGTAGACAGTGTGAAGAATACATAGATGCCAAGAGAGAAATGCATGCAAATTGGATGAG GTATGTAAATTGTGCCCGTAATGATGAAGAACAGAATCTTGTGGCATTTCAATATCGAGGGGAAATTCTGTATCGCTGCTGTCGACCAATTAAACCAGGACAGGAGCTGTTGGTGTGGTATGAAGGGGAGTACGCCAAAGATCTTAGCCCTGTGTTTGACTCCCTCTGGAACAAAAAGTGCTCCAGGACTG ATGTAAACAATGCTCATGTGCAAGGCTTTTCTTGCTCCACATGTACTCTTTCCTACGCATCTCACATTTCCCTAGACGAACACATCAAGAAATGTCACTGCAAAGAGTATGTGAGACTGCAGGAAGCAGAAGAAATTAAATACGAGCTACAGATTCCATCTAAAGGATTCGGTAGTGAGCCAAAATCATCAGGTTCTCTTAGTTCTGATGCTTCTCCAAGTGATCTACAGAAGGAAAGTCACCACTGCTCAGACTGTGGAAAAAGTTTTGGTTATCAGCATGCCCTCAGAACACATACGTGCAGTCATGTAGGAGAAAAGCCAcatcactgctcacagtgtgggaagagtttttatCAATGGAGCAATTTCCAAAAACACGAGCGCATTCACacgggagagaagccgtatcactgcttacagtgtgggaagagtttcacTTACCAAAATCTTCTCCAGCGACACCAGCGTGTTCACacgggagagaagccgtatcagtgttcacagtgtgggaagagttttgctAACCAGAGTAATTTCCAACAACacaagcgcattcacacaggagtaAAGCCATATCAGtgttcacagtgtgggaagagtttccATCAGTGCAGCAATTTCCAACGCCACCTGCACAATCACACGGAGGAGAAGCCGTATcgctgctcacagtgtggaaagggtTTTACTTATCAGAACCTTCTCCAGCGACACCAGCGCGTTCACACGGgggagaagccgtatcactgcttACAATGTGGGAAGAGGTTTGCGCATCAGAGTGCGTTCCTACAACACCAGCGCGTTCACACCGGAGAAAAGCCGCATCACTgcacacagtgtgggaagagtttctCTAGCAGGGGTAATCTCCGACAACATCAACGTGTTCATAAAGGGGAGGAGTCAAATTTACATTTGCAAGGCAGACAGTCGCTTTCTCTACAACACCAGCGCAGTCACGCGAGAGAGAAGCCACATctctgctcacagtgtggaaagagttttacttACCAGAGTCACCTCCAggaacaccagcgcattcacacaggggAGAAACCTTATCACTGCTCacagtgcgggaagagtttCCATCGGCAGAGTACTCTGAAAGttcaccagcgcattcacacgggAGAGAAGCCATATCGGTGTTCACAGTGCAGGAAGAGTTTTACTCAGCAGAGTAGTTTCCAACGACATAAATGCACTCGCACAACAGACGAGGCTTGTTGTTCGTCGCAATTTGGAAAGACGTTCATTATTCAGTTACAGTTAAGGCCTTCAAGTGCACTACTTCAGGGGCATGAATTAAAGTTGTAA
- the LOC128524214 gene encoding histone-lysine N-methyltransferase PRDM9-like isoform X1 translates to MSSAGDRQCFSRNSRAPDAPPSQRCEDMKANASVSEICVKKEETLELNICSRGDDLDTTPKDICIKEEDPGCKDLLYCEVCKSFFFNKCEVHGPPVFIADNPVPMGVPDRARQTLPPELEIQESSSPDAGLGVFNKGETVPVGAHFGPYQGELVTKEEGMDSEYSWVISRSRQCEEYIDAKREMHANWMRYVNCARNDEEQNLVAFQYRGEILYRCCRPIKPGQELLVWYEGEYAKDLSPVFDSLWNKKCSRTDVNNAHVQGFSCSTCTLSYASHISLDEHIKKCHCKEYVRLQEAEEIKYELQIPSKGFGSEPKSSGSLSSDASPSDLQKESHHCSDCGKSFGYQHALRTHTCSHVGEKPHHCSQCGKSFYQWSNFQKHERIHTGEKPYHCLQCGKSFTYQNLLQRHQRVHTGEKPYQCSQCGKSFANQSNFQQHKRIHTGVKPYQCSQCGKSFHQCSNFQRHLHNHTEEKPYRCSQCGKGFTYQNLLQRHQRVHTGEKPYHCLQCGKRFAHQSAFLQHQRVHTGEKPHHCTQCGKSFSSRGNLRQHQRVHKGEESNLHLQGRQSLSLQHQRSHAREKPHLCSQCGKSFTYQSHLQEHQRIHTGEKPYHCSQCGKSFHRQSTLKVHQRIHTGEKPYRCSQCRKSFTQQSSFQRHKCTRTTDEACCSSQFGKTFIIQLQLRPSSALLQGHELKL, encoded by the exons ATGAGTTCAGCAGGAGACAGACAGTGCTTCTCCAGGAACTCTCGGGCTCCTGATGCTCCTCCCTCACAG CGGTGTGAGGACATGAAAGCCAATGCTTCAGTGTCAGAAATCTGTGTGAAGAAAGAGGAGACGCTGGAGCTGAACATCTGCAGCCGTGGAGACGACCTCGACACCACACCCAAAGATATCTGCATTAAAGAGGAAGATCCTGGGTGTAAAGACCTGCTCT ACTGTGAGGTTTGCAAATCTTTCTTCTTCAACAAATGTGAAGTTCACGGGCCGCCAGTGTTCATCGCTGATAATCCTGTACCGATGGGAGTCCCTGACCGAGCCAGACAAACTCTTCCTCCTGAGTTAGAGATTCAGGAGTCCAGTAGTCCTGATGCAGGCCTGGGAGTGTTTAATAAAGGGGAGACAGTTCCAGTAGGTGCACACTTCGGACCCTACCAGGGAGAGCTGGTAACCAAAGAGGAAGGCATGGACAGTGAATACTCCTGGGTG atatcCAGGAGTAGACAGTGTGAAGAATACATAGATGCCAAGAGAGAAATGCATGCAAATTGGATGAG GTATGTAAATTGTGCCCGTAATGATGAAGAACAGAATCTTGTGGCATTTCAATATCGAGGGGAAATTCTGTATCGCTGCTGTCGACCAATTAAACCAGGACAGGAGCTGTTGGTGTGGTATGAAGGGGAGTACGCCAAAGATCTTAGCCCTGTGTTTGACTCCCTCTGGAACAAAAAGTGCTCCAGGACTG ATGTAAACAATGCTCATGTGCAAGGCTTTTCTTGCTCCACATGTACTCTTTCCTACGCATCTCACATTTCCCTAGACGAACACATCAAGAAATGTCACTGCAAAGAGTATGTGAGACTGCAGGAAGCAGAAGAAATTAAATACGAGCTACAGATTCCATCTAAAGGATTCGGTAGTGAGCCAAAATCATCAGGTTCTCTTAGTTCTGATGCTTCTCCAAGTGATCTACAGAAGGAAAGTCACCACTGCTCAGACTGTGGAAAAAGTTTTGGTTATCAGCATGCCCTCAGAACACATACGTGCAGTCATGTAGGAGAAAAGCCAcatcactgctcacagtgtgggaagagtttttatCAATGGAGCAATTTCCAAAAACACGAGCGCATTCACacgggagagaagccgtatcactgcttacagtgtgggaagagtttcacTTACCAAAATCTTCTCCAGCGACACCAGCGTGTTCACacgggagagaagccgtatcagtgttcacagtgtgggaagagttttgctAACCAGAGTAATTTCCAACAACacaagcgcattcacacaggagtaAAGCCATATCAGtgttcacagtgtgggaagagtttccATCAGTGCAGCAATTTCCAACGCCACCTGCACAATCACACGGAGGAGAAGCCGTATcgctgctcacagtgtggaaagggtTTTACTTATCAGAACCTTCTCCAGCGACACCAGCGCGTTCACACGGgggagaagccgtatcactgcttACAATGTGGGAAGAGGTTTGCGCATCAGAGTGCGTTCCTACAACACCAGCGCGTTCACACCGGAGAAAAGCCGCATCACTgcacacagtgtgggaagagtttctCTAGCAGGGGTAATCTCCGACAACATCAACGTGTTCATAAAGGGGAGGAGTCAAATTTACATTTGCAAGGCAGACAGTCGCTTTCTCTACAACACCAGCGCAGTCACGCGAGAGAGAAGCCACATctctgctcacagtgtggaaagagttttacttACCAGAGTCACCTCCAggaacaccagcgcattcacacaggggAGAAACCTTATCACTGCTCacagtgcgggaagagtttCCATCGGCAGAGTACTCTGAAAGttcaccagcgcattcacacgggAGAGAAGCCATATCGGTGTTCACAGTGCAGGAAGAGTTTTACTCAGCAGAGTAGTTTCCAACGACATAAATGCACTCGCACAACAGACGAGGCTTGTTGTTCGTCGCAATTTGGAAAGACGTTCATTATTCAGTTACAGTTAAGGCCTTCAAGTGCACTACTTCAGGGGCATGAATTAAAGTTGTAA